The genomic DNA GATTGACGACAGCGACCCGGGATTTACTGATTTTATAGTTAAGACAGTTGCCACAGCGGCTCGGTCTTGTTATAGTTATAAGGATATATTCGAGGAGGATTTTTAAAAATGATTTCAACTGCAGATTTTAAAAATGGTTTGACGATTGAAGTAGACAACGCAATTTGGCGCATCGTGGAATTCCAGCATGTTAAGCCTGGTAAGGGTGGCGCATTTGTACGTTCAAAGCTTAAAAATTTACGGACGGGTGCCGTTCAAGACAAAACGTTCCGGGCCGGCGCACGGATGGAACAAGCCCCAATTGAAAAGAGTACGATGCAGTACCTTTATGCCGATGGTGACAGTTATGTCTTCATGAATACTGAAACTTACGAACAAATTGAAATTCCTGGCGATCATATTCAAAACGAATTAAAGTTCTTGAAAGAAAACATGGAAGTTCAAGTAACCCTTTATAAAGGCGAAGTATTGGGAATTGATTTGCCAAACACGGTTACCTTAGAAGTTGCCGAAACTGAACCAGGAATTAAGGGTGATACGGCTTCTGGTGGTTCCAAGCCAGCAACGTTGGAAACGGGTGCGATTATTCAAGTGCCATTCTTCGTTAAGGCGGGCGACAAGTTGATCGTTAACACCGTTGATTCCACTTACGTTTCACGGGCTTAATTTTAGTAAACTAATACCGGCAAACATGGAATTGGAGGAATGTCAAAATGGCTGACAGTAGCAACATTACGTTACAAAGCAAAGAACCCAGCTTAGGACAAATTCAAATTGCACCAGAAGTGCTTGAAATAATCGTTGGTATCGCGGTAAGCCAAATTGATGGTGTTAACCGGATGCAAGGGACGATTTCTTCCAGTGTCAATGAGTTGTTCGGTCGCAAGAAGAATCTTGGTAAGGGTGTCAAGCTAACAATCGTCGATAATCAGATTAGTGTTGATGTGTACGCATACTTAGACTATGGTGTTTCAGTTCCGAAAGTTGCCTTGGCAATTCAGGATAAGATTAAGCAGCAAATTCTATTTATGACTGATCTTGCATTGAGTGAAGTCAATGTTCACATTACTGGTATTGTGACTGAGAAGACTGAAAGTGCCATTGATCCAAACAATCTGTTTGGTGATGAAGATACCCAGACCGATGAAAATGAAGATGGTGAAGAATCGTGAGTTTAACGCGTCATGAAATCCGAGAAAAAGCATTTCAAGCGCTATTTGCCCTGAATGCTAATCCGGACGCTGATGAAAATCAGTTATTCCAACAGTTACTTAACCCTGAAGAGGCGGATGCAGTTGAAATTCCTGCGTATTTAAGTACGTTAGTAACTGGTGTTCGTGAACATCAAGCGGAATTAGACGCTCAAATTCAGCCCTATTTGAGCCAGACGTGGTCATTAGACCGGCTGGCTAAGACTGATTTGATTATCTTACGAATGGCGTTCTTTGAATTGCAGTTTGTTGACGACGTTCCAACTAAGGTCGCAGTTAACGAAGCAATTGAATTAACGAAGGCGTTCAGTGATGACCGGTCTCGAAAATTCGTCAGCGGTGTGCTTGGTAAAGTGGTTAAAAACCAAGCTAATTAGTCTAAAACCGAACAATCTTATGTTCTACCGTAAAAGTCTGGCAATTTGCCAGACTTTTTTTAATAACTTATTAGTAAACCGGTCATAAATCATCGTAGTGAATATGCTAAAATAAGACCAGACAGAGAAAGAGGAGTGTGGCACTTGTGACGAAGATTATTGATGGTAAGGCAGTAGCCAAAAAAGTTAATACGCAGACGGCAACCGCGGTGGCAGAATTAGCTGCCCAAGGAATTCAACCGGGAATTGCTGTAATTATTGTTGGGGACGATGCGGCCAGTCAGATCTATGTTCGAAATAAAAATCGCAAAGCCACTAAGTTGGGCATGCACTCCGTTGTGCGACAGTTGCCAGCAACTACGACGCAGGATGAACTATTAGCGATTATTGCAGCGTATAATACGGATGACAGTATTCATGGTATCCTGGTGCAATCACCATTGCCGTCACAAATTAATGAACCGCTGATTACGATGGCGATTGATCCTAAAAAAGATGTCGATGGTTTTCACCCGGCGAACGTTGGTAAGTTAATTACGAACTTTCCCGGAAATTATCCCGTAGCCAATACGCCCCGCGGCATTATGACAATGTTGCAGGAATATGATGTCGATCCAGCGGGTAAAACCGCGGTCGTGATTGGTCGTAGTACGATCGTTGGTAAACCGATGGCTGCTTTATTGACAAATGCTAACGCGACCGTAACCATTGCCCACAGCAAAACAGCTGATTTAAAGGCGGTAGCTCGCACAGCAGATATTTTGGTAGTTGCAACGGGAATTGCTCATCTGATCACTGGTGCTGATATCAAGCCTGGTGCGACAGTTATTGATGTTGGCATGGACCGTGATGACAATGGTAAACTAGTGGGTGACGTCGATTTTGATTCTGCCCAAGGAATTGCTGGTTTGATCACACCAGTTCCTGGTGGGGTCGGTCCAATGACGATCGCCACGTTAATGCAGACAACGGTAGAACTTGCAAAGTGGAGTGATGTAAGTGAGTGAAAGTCAACAATATTTGACAGTGACAGCTTTAACTCAGTATTTGAAGCGTAAATTTGAGGTTGATCCGTACTTGGGCAAAGTATATTTAACGGGGGAAGTTTCTAACTATCGTCCGCGTCCCAATACGCATCAGTATTTTAGCTTGAAGGATGACCATGCTAAGATTTCGGCCATCATGTTTAAGTCAGCGTTTGCTAAGGTTAAGTTTCGACCAGAAGAAGGGATGAAAGTCCTCGTAGTTGGTCGGATTGGCCTTTACGAGCCAAGTGGTAGTTATCAGATTTATGTGGAGCGTATGGAGCCAGACGGCGTTGGCGCCTTGTATCAAGCTTATGAACAATTGAAAAAGAAACTAGCAACTGAGGGGTTGTTTAGTGCACCTAAGAAGCCACTACCACGTTTTCCTAAACGAATTGCGGTGGTAACTAGTCGGAGTGGTGCAGTGATTCGTGATATTATTACAACCACTCGGCGGCGTTTCCCAATTGCCCAGATTGTCTTGTTTCCGGCACAGGTTCAAGGTGATGCGGCAGCGGCCGAAATCAGTCGGCAGATTGAACGGGCGAATGCTCAAGGTAACTTTGATACTTTGATTATTGGTCGTGGTGGTGGTTCCATTGAGGATTTATGGCCCTTCAACGAAGAAGTGGTTGCCCGAGCGATTGCCCAGAGCCAGTTACCGGTCATTTCATCAGTGGGGCATGAAACGGATACTACCATTGCTGACTTGGTTGCTGATGTACGGGCGGCAACGCCAACTGCCGCTGCCGAGTTAGCCGTTCCCGTGTACAACGATGTCCTATTACAATTGAAGCAAGATCAGACCCGGGTACTGAATGCGTTTCAGAATTTAGTTCAACGGGACCGGCAGCGCTTAAATAAATTGCAGACATCCTATGTGTTTACTCAACCTAACCGCTTGTACGAAGGCTACTTACAAAAGTTAGATTTTTTAAATGAGCGCCTTAAGCAAGCCGGTCAAAATAACTTTAATCTGGCCAGTCAGCGTTATCAACGCGCATTTCAGCAGTTACGGCAACAAACGCCGATTCACCAAGTTCGGCAAGCCCAAACACAATTGCTTAACTTACAGCAGCGGCTGAATCGCGGCACCCAATTAGTCGTGCGGCAGAAACGCCAACAATTGACGCAGACCGTTCAATCACTGGATCTATTAAGTCCGCTCAAGATTATGACCCGGGGTTATGCTTTTGTGACGGCTGATGAACAGGTCGTTCATGGGGTCAAACAGTTGCAGCCACAACAGACGGTTGCGATTCACATGGCTGATGGTGAAGCACAGGCACAGATTACTAAGATTGATGGAGGAAAATAATGGCTGAACAACCAACTTTTGAACAGAACTTATCTCAGTTAGAGACGATCGTTAATCAATTAGAACAGGGTGACGTTCCCTTGGAGCAGGCGTTAGACCAATTTCAAAAAGGAGTCGCGCTTAGTAAGCAATTACAAGCAACGTTAGAAGGGGCCGAGAAAACGCTCACTAAGATGATGGATGAAAATGGTGACGAAGTGCCGTTTGAGCAAGCTGACGCTAATGAATAAGCAACAATTAGTGGCCTTCGAAACTAAGTGGCGTCCACAAATCAATCAGTATTTGGATGAACATTTGGTGGCTTGTTCTGATCAGCCAACATTAACGGCTGCCATGCGTTATTCTGTATTAGCTGGGGGAAAACGGCTACGACCGCTGTTGACACTGGCAATTTTGGATGTTTTTGGGATAATGGTGACGCCGGCCAACTTGCGAGCCAGTGTCGCAGTTGAATTGATGCATACTTATTCGCTGATTCATGACGATCTCCCAGCAATGGATAATGACCAGCTCCGGCGTGGTGAACCGACCAATCACGTTAAGTTTGGCGAGGACGTTGCAATTTTAGCCGGTGATGCGTTGCAACCCTTAACTTTTGAGTGGATTGCAGATAGTGGGTTATCAGCAACCATCGTTGCCGACCAGACCCTGGCCTTAGCGCGAGCAACTGGTCCTCAGGGCATGGTGGCTGGTCAAATTGCCGATGTTTTGGGAGCAGGACAACATTTGGCCCTACCAGCTTTACAACAGTTACACCGTGAAAAAACGGGGGCTCTAATTCACTATGCTGTTCAGGCGGGCTTGATTCAAGCTCAAGTGCGATCAGATGTTCAGGCGCCATTGTTGCGATATGCTGATGCCTATGGATTAGCATTTCAGATTTATGATGATATTTTAGATGTGACAAGCACCCCCGCCCAATTAGGCAAAGCAACGCATAAAGATGCTAATGAGCATAAGAATACGTATCCAGGATTGCTGGGCCTAGCGGGAGCACAAACAGCGCTTAGACAAGCTGTGACAGCTGCTCAAGTCGCGTTGGAACAGGCGAGTGCTGCTAGTCATCAAAATATGGACTTATTAGCAGCTTTCTTGACGTATTTTACAGATTAAGGACTTAAATTTAGATGGAAAAAGAACGAGTTGACGTATTATTAGTACAACAAGGATTATTTGACACCCGTGAAAAGGCCAAGCGTGCCGTGATGGCTGGTGAGATCTTAGGTGTCAATGAAGAACGTTTGGATAAACCCGGCATGAAAATTCCGGTTGCAACTGAGTTACACTTGAAGGGCAAACCGATGCCCTATGTTTCACGGGGCGGCTTAAAGCTCGAAAAGGCGCTACAAAGTTTTGATATTGATGTCACTGGTAAAACGGTCTTGGATATTGGCTCATCGACGGGCGGTTTTACTGACGTCGTACTACAAAACGGCGCTAAGATGAGTTATGCGTTGGATGTTGGTAGTAATCAGTTAGTCTGGAAATTGCGCCAGGATCCACGGGTGGTGGTGATGGAACACACGAATTTCCGCTACAGTCAGCTAGCTGACTTCACCGCCGGCCAACCTAATTTTGCGTCGATTGATGTCTCATTTATTTCGTTACATTTAATCTTACCACCGTTACATGCCATTATTGAAAATGGTGGTTCAGTCGTTGCTTTGATCAAACCACAATTTGAAGCTGGTCGTGAGAATGTTGGCAAGCATGGAATTGTCCGTGATCCGGCTGTTCATCAAGCGGTGCTAACGGATATTGTCGAATTTGCGCAAGCGAATGGTTATAACGTTTTAGGACTCGATTATTCACCAATCAAGGGTGGGGAAGGTAATATTGAATTTCTGATTCATTTGCAAGCAACTGATGAAACCCCACAAATAGCGCCAACTGTGTCGATTGAGAAAACGCAAGCGGCGGCTTATGAACAATTAAATCAAGCTTAAAATTCAAATCCGGACTTTCATATTTATGCAATTTGGCTTATGATGTGTTTAAATAAGTATGAATAGCTACCGGGGGTGATCGGGTGAAGAAGCAAGAGCGCCAACGCTACATTAAACGATTATTGAGTTCGAACGAAATTGAACGTCAAGAAGACTTTGTTAAGCTGTTACGTGCCGAGAATATTGACGTGACACAGGCAACAATTTCGCGCGATATTAAGGATATGCAGCTGGTCAAGGTTCCCTCGGCAACGGGCGGTTACCATTATAGTATGCCAGTTCAGAAACAAATGGATACGGAGAAAAAACTTAAACGGACGCTGAAAGATGCTTACGTGTCCTATGCAACGCAGGATAAGTTTGTACTCATTAAGGTGTTGCCTGGTAATGGGCCGGCACTAGCAACTCTAATCGAAGCGATGCATTATGATGAAATTTTTGGGACCCTTGGTGATGATGCCAATGTCTTGATTATTTGCAAGTCACTAGCCATGACTTTAGAGTTACAACAAAAAATTCAGCGCTTACTGAGTGATAATTAAGTCAGTAAGTCGTCTTCGACCTGTTCACACGCGTGTCAGGTCGCTTTTTTTAAAATTTATAGGCTACTGGTAACGCAATTGCTTTTAAGGAGGGCTTGCGGTGTTACAAGAATTATCAATTACGAACTTTGCAATCATTGAACACTTAGATATTGCTTTTGAAGCTGGGATGACAGTTTTGACTGGTGAGACTGGTGCTGGTAAATCAATTATTATCGATGCGGTTGGTCTATTAGCGGGTGGTCGCGGATCATCGGAGTTTATTCGGACTGGTGCTGACAAGGCCATCTTGCAAGGTATGTTTATCCTGCCTGCCGATGGGGTCACGGCCCAATTACTAGATGAAGCTGGCATTGAACACGCCGATAATACCGTCATTTTACAGCGGGAAATCACTAAAAGTGGTCGTAATACGTGCCGCATCAACGGGATGTTAGTCAACACGACCACTTTAAAGCAGATTGGTGAAACGATTGTTGATATTCATGGTCAAAATGAGCATCAGGAGTTAATGCAACCTGAAAAACATCTGGGGTTGCTTGATGAATTTGCAACGACTAAGATTCGTAAATTAAAACAGCGCTATCACCAACAATATGATCGTTATCAGCAATTGAATCGTGAATTACGACAAAAAAATGCCAATGAAAAAGAGTGGGCCCAACGCTTAGATATGTTGAATTTTCAAGTTGACGAGATTGCGGCCGCGCAAGTCAAAGTTGGTGAAGAAGCAAGCCTGATTGCTGAACGTGATCGGTTAGATAATTACCAGATGATCAATCAAGCGCTTCAGCAGAGTTACACGTTGCTGGCAGCGGGAGAAGAGACGACTGGAGCTGTCGATATGGTCGGTACGGCGATGAACGCACTAGAACCAATTGCGAATTTGGATTCAGCATTTAACGAAATTACGGTAAATGTCAAGAATGCGTTTTATGGGCTACAAGATGCGGCTACTCAAATCTCAAACCAACTAGATTTGCAAGAATTTGATGAGGGGCGGCTTGATGAAATTGAGCAACGGTTAGACGTGTTGGCTCAGTTAAAACGCAAATATGGTGACTCAGAACAACAAATTTTAGATTATTATCAAAAAATTGCGACTGAGTTGGCCAAGATGACCGATTCTGAAGAAAATAGTGAGGATTTGGCCCAACAAGTTGCCGACTTAAAGCAACAATTACTTGCTACTGGAGCGTCATTGTCTGATAAACGACGAGCTGCTGCTAAAGTATTACAACGTCAGATCCATCAGGAACTAAAGGATTTGTACATGGATAAGGCAATCTTTGAAGTGCGCTTCAAGCCGACAAAGGGTCAAATTTACCGCAGTGGGCTTGATAGTGTTGAGTTTTATATTCAGACTAATCCGGGTGAACGGATGCGCCCCCTGGCCAAGATTGCCTCAGGTGGGGAACTTTCGCGAATGATGCTGGCTTTGAAAACGATTTTTTCTGAATCACAAGGGATTACGAGTATTATTTTCGATGAAGTCGATACAGGTGTCAGTGGTCGGGTTGCCCAGGCAATTGCCGAAAAGATCAATGGCATCGCCCATTTCTCGCAAGTCTTGTGTATTACCCATCTGCCACAGGTTGCAGCGATGAGTGACCACCATTACTTTATTGCGAAAAAAATTACTGGTAAGCGTACCAAAACAAGTGTGACGAAGCTAGATAATGCCGCACGTGTCCAAGAATTGGCTCGGATGTTGGCGGGAACAAAGGTAACGAAGTTGTCGCTTGAACATGCCGAGGAATTATTACAATTAGCGGATGAAGAAAAGGACCGTTGATAAGATTTTAGTTGCGCATTTAATAGGACTAACCGTATCAGGGTTGGTCTTTTTTGTTAGGCTAATTAAGTTAAGACGTTATTAGTAATACGGATAAGGATAGCGATAACTTACAATATCATGCGTTGTATTAGTTGCCATTTGATTGAAACCGGTTGTTAGTTAGATTGCTGCTCATCAGCAGGTGCGGGCTACTATGGCCGCTATACCGAGCGAATAGCACGTGTCTACTATCGGCTTGAAAGCGTGTGAAATTTTCTGCCTTGGATACAAGTCTTATTCTGAGTCGTTGACCTCTTAATTGCTAGGGTTTCTAGGCGGATTACTTTAGGGTTTAAGGGTTGGCCTGCTTGGATTACGATTTCCAACCGATGAATTCAGCACAATTGCGTGGCCCTATTAGAAATTTAAGTGATATTTTCCAAAATACAGTGGCGAGCACGATAAAATACGCAGTTTATATGTCGTGTCGTTTGCATTTTGCTTTCGTTATAAGTTATGCTGATTATAGTACAGTTTATTAAGCAATAAAATAAACTGAGTAAATGATTGGAGTGATGAGGTTGTTTCTGACAATGGAACATTTGAATAAAACGTATCCGGGTGGCAAAGTTGCCGTTGAAGATTTTAATTTAGAAATCGAAAAAGGTGAATTTGTTTGTTTCATCGGGACGTCTGGTTCAGGTAAAACGACCACGATGCGGATGATTAATCGGATGTTAAGTCAGACTTCCGGTACCATTAAGCTTAATGGTAAGGATATTAGCCAGATTGACCCGGTTAAGCTACGGCGGCAAATTGGTTACGTGATTCAAAATATTGGGTTAATGCCCCATATGACGATTCGGGATAACATTACCTTAGTGCCACGATTATTAAAGTGGCCTCAGGATAAAATGGATGAACGGGCTAAGGAAATGATTAAACTGGTCGAATTGCCAGAAGATTACTTGGACCGTTACCCGTCAGAACTTTCAGGTGGGCAGCAGCAACGGATCGGGGTTGTCCGGGCATTAGCTGCGGACCAAGACTTAGTATTGATGGATGAACCTTTTGGGGCGTTGGACCCAATTACGCGTGAAGCATTGCAAGATCTGGTTAAAGATTTGCAAGAACGGCTGGGCAAGACGTTTGTATTTGTGACCCATGATATGGATGAAGCGTTAAAATTAGCGACACGAATCGTCATTATGGATGGCGGCGATATCATGCAAGTCGATACACCAGATGGCATTTTACGCCATCCGGCAAATGAATTTGTGGAGAATTTGATTGGTAAGGATCGCTTAATTCAAGCACGGCCAAGCATCACAACGGTTGGTCAAGTGATGTTGAAAGATCCGATTGCAACAACTCCTGGCAAGTCATTGACGGTTGCGTTACGTCAAATGCATGATAAGCGAGTTGACTCCTTATTAGTAACCGATGAAGCGGGAATTTTGAAGGGCGTCATTGGTATCGAAGATGTTGATTATAACTTTAATTCAGCCACTAGTGTTGGTGATATTATGAAAACCGATATATTCTACGTTCAATCGAATTCGTTAATTCGTGATACGGTGGAGCGGATTTTGAAACGCGGCTTAAAGAATATTCCTGTGGTTGATGATCAACATCGGTTAGTCGGTATCGTGACCCGGGCTACTTTGGTTGAT from Lactiplantibacillus paraplantarum includes the following:
- the efp gene encoding elongation factor P codes for the protein MISTADFKNGLTIEVDNAIWRIVEFQHVKPGKGGAFVRSKLKNLRTGAVQDKTFRAGARMEQAPIEKSTMQYLYADGDSYVFMNTETYEQIEIPGDHIQNELKFLKENMEVQVTLYKGEVLGIDLPNTVTLEVAETEPGIKGDTASGGSKPATLETGAIIQVPFFVKAGDKLIVNTVDSTYVSRA
- a CDS encoding Asp23/Gls24 family envelope stress response protein encodes the protein MADSSNITLQSKEPSLGQIQIAPEVLEIIVGIAVSQIDGVNRMQGTISSSVNELFGRKKNLGKGVKLTIVDNQISVDVYAYLDYGVSVPKVALAIQDKIKQQILFMTDLALSEVNVHITGIVTEKTESAIDPNNLFGDEDTQTDENEDGEES
- the nusB gene encoding transcription antitermination factor NusB, coding for MSLTRHEIREKAFQALFALNANPDADENQLFQQLLNPEEADAVEIPAYLSTLVTGVREHQAELDAQIQPYLSQTWSLDRLAKTDLIILRMAFFELQFVDDVPTKVAVNEAIELTKAFSDDRSRKFVSGVLGKVVKNQAN
- a CDS encoding bifunctional methylenetetrahydrofolate dehydrogenase/methenyltetrahydrofolate cyclohydrolase, with protein sequence MTKIIDGKAVAKKVNTQTATAVAELAAQGIQPGIAVIIVGDDAASQIYVRNKNRKATKLGMHSVVRQLPATTTQDELLAIIAAYNTDDSIHGILVQSPLPSQINEPLITMAIDPKKDVDGFHPANVGKLITNFPGNYPVANTPRGIMTMLQEYDVDPAGKTAVVIGRSTIVGKPMAALLTNANATVTIAHSKTADLKAVARTADILVVATGIAHLITGADIKPGATVIDVGMDRDDNGKLVGDVDFDSAQGIAGLITPVPGGVGPMTIATLMQTTVELAKWSDVSE
- the xseA gene encoding exodeoxyribonuclease VII large subunit is translated as MSESQQYLTVTALTQYLKRKFEVDPYLGKVYLTGEVSNYRPRPNTHQYFSLKDDHAKISAIMFKSAFAKVKFRPEEGMKVLVVGRIGLYEPSGSYQIYVERMEPDGVGALYQAYEQLKKKLATEGLFSAPKKPLPRFPKRIAVVTSRSGAVIRDIITTTRRRFPIAQIVLFPAQVQGDAAAAEISRQIERANAQGNFDTLIIGRGGGSIEDLWPFNEEVVARAIAQSQLPVISSVGHETDTTIADLVADVRAATPTAAAELAVPVYNDVLLQLKQDQTRVLNAFQNLVQRDRQRLNKLQTSYVFTQPNRLYEGYLQKLDFLNERLKQAGQNNFNLASQRYQRAFQQLRQQTPIHQVRQAQTQLLNLQQRLNRGTQLVVRQKRQQLTQTVQSLDLLSPLKIMTRGYAFVTADEQVVHGVKQLQPQQTVAIHMADGEAQAQITKIDGGK
- a CDS encoding exodeoxyribonuclease VII small subunit; translation: MAEQPTFEQNLSQLETIVNQLEQGDVPLEQALDQFQKGVALSKQLQATLEGAEKTLTKMMDENGDEVPFEQADANE
- a CDS encoding polyprenyl synthetase family protein, producing MNKQQLVAFETKWRPQINQYLDEHLVACSDQPTLTAAMRYSVLAGGKRLRPLLTLAILDVFGIMVTPANLRASVAVELMHTYSLIHDDLPAMDNDQLRRGEPTNHVKFGEDVAILAGDALQPLTFEWIADSGLSATIVADQTLALARATGPQGMVAGQIADVLGAGQHLALPALQQLHREKTGALIHYAVQAGLIQAQVRSDVQAPLLRYADAYGLAFQIYDDILDVTSTPAQLGKATHKDANEHKNTYPGLLGLAGAQTALRQAVTAAQVALEQASAASHQNMDLLAAFLTYFTD
- a CDS encoding TlyA family RNA methyltransferase produces the protein MEKERVDVLLVQQGLFDTREKAKRAVMAGEILGVNEERLDKPGMKIPVATELHLKGKPMPYVSRGGLKLEKALQSFDIDVTGKTVLDIGSSTGGFTDVVLQNGAKMSYALDVGSNQLVWKLRQDPRVVVMEHTNFRYSQLADFTAGQPNFASIDVSFISLHLILPPLHAIIENGGSVVALIKPQFEAGRENVGKHGIVRDPAVHQAVLTDIVEFAQANGYNVLGLDYSPIKGGEGNIEFLIHLQATDETPQIAPTVSIEKTQAAAYEQLNQA
- a CDS encoding arginine repressor, whose product is MKKQERQRYIKRLLSSNEIERQEDFVKLLRAENIDVTQATISRDIKDMQLVKVPSATGGYHYSMPVQKQMDTEKKLKRTLKDAYVSYATQDKFVLIKVLPGNGPALATLIEAMHYDEIFGTLGDDANVLIICKSLAMTLELQQKIQRLLSDN
- the recN gene encoding DNA repair protein RecN, encoding MLQELSITNFAIIEHLDIAFEAGMTVLTGETGAGKSIIIDAVGLLAGGRGSSEFIRTGADKAILQGMFILPADGVTAQLLDEAGIEHADNTVILQREITKSGRNTCRINGMLVNTTTLKQIGETIVDIHGQNEHQELMQPEKHLGLLDEFATTKIRKLKQRYHQQYDRYQQLNRELRQKNANEKEWAQRLDMLNFQVDEIAAAQVKVGEEASLIAERDRLDNYQMINQALQQSYTLLAAGEETTGAVDMVGTAMNALEPIANLDSAFNEITVNVKNAFYGLQDAATQISNQLDLQEFDEGRLDEIEQRLDVLAQLKRKYGDSEQQILDYYQKIATELAKMTDSEENSEDLAQQVADLKQQLLATGASLSDKRRAAAKVLQRQIHQELKDLYMDKAIFEVRFKPTKGQIYRSGLDSVEFYIQTNPGERMRPLAKIASGGELSRMMLALKTIFSESQGITSIIFDEVDTGVSGRVAQAIAEKINGIAHFSQVLCITHLPQVAAMSDHHYFIAKKITGKRTKTSVTKLDNAARVQELARMLAGTKVTKLSLEHAEELLQLADEEKDR
- a CDS encoding betaine/proline/choline family ABC transporter ATP-binding protein (Members of the family are the ATP-binding subunit of ABC transporters for substrates such as betaine, L-proline or other amino acids, choline, carnitine, etc. The substrate specificity is best determined from the substrate-binding subunit, rather than this subunit, as it interacts with the permease subunit and not with substrate directly.) — its product is MEHLNKTYPGGKVAVEDFNLEIEKGEFVCFIGTSGSGKTTTMRMINRMLSQTSGTIKLNGKDISQIDPVKLRRQIGYVIQNIGLMPHMTIRDNITLVPRLLKWPQDKMDERAKEMIKLVELPEDYLDRYPSELSGGQQQRIGVVRALAADQDLVLMDEPFGALDPITREALQDLVKDLQERLGKTFVFVTHDMDEALKLATRIVIMDGGDIMQVDTPDGILRHPANEFVENLIGKDRLIQARPSITTVGQVMLKDPIATTPGKSLTVALRQMHDKRVDSLLVTDEAGILKGVIGIEDVDYNFNSATSVGDIMKTDIFYVQSNSLIRDTVERILKRGLKNIPVVDDQHRLVGIVTRATLVDIVYDALWGDEDEDEAENNIHHGEDDAPAEGGEQG